From Bacillus cereus group sp. RP43, the proteins below share one genomic window:
- a CDS encoding alpha/beta hydrolase-fold protein yields the protein MNQSYFYLKLETHQLHMSYKNEKRRVRILLPKNYDKNEAKNYPVVYMHDGQNVFYSSEAYSGYSWKVIPAIILNPDLPQMIVVGIDNAEQDRINEYTPWKITESLLPEDNELGGRGVEFAKFVMTVVKPFIDKHYRTKSDKYHTAMIGSSLGGNISAFMGIEYKEQIGGLGIFSLANWITSKSFDSYIAREELDPEQRVYIQVGTQEGDDADQQLMYGNMKQAYIDCSLKYYKQLIKGSVPIDSMRLNIFADEEHDEKAWAKHLPECLRFLSEKWS from the coding sequence ATGAATCAATCCTATTTTTATTTAAAACTAGAAACACATCAATTACATATGTCTTATAAAAATGAAAAACGTCGCGTGCGTATTTTATTGCCGAAAAATTATGATAAAAATGAGGCTAAAAATTATCCAGTTGTCTATATGCATGATGGACAAAATGTTTTCTACAGTAGTGAAGCTTATAGCGGGTATTCATGGAAAGTTATTCCAGCGATTATTCTAAACCCCGATTTACCGCAGATGATTGTTGTTGGGATAGATAACGCTGAACAAGATCGAATTAATGAATACACGCCTTGGAAAATTACTGAAAGCCTACTTCCTGAAGATAATGAACTAGGCGGAAGAGGCGTGGAGTTTGCTAAATTTGTCATGACAGTAGTGAAGCCGTTTATCGATAAGCATTACCGAACTAAATCGGATAAATATCATACAGCGATGATTGGCAGTTCACTTGGAGGAAATATTTCGGCTTTTATGGGTATTGAATATAAAGAGCAAATTGGTGGTTTAGGCATTTTTTCTTTAGCCAATTGGATTACAAGTAAATCCTTTGACAGTTATATTGCTAGAGAAGAGTTGGATCCTGAACAACGCGTGTACATTCAAGTTGGGACTCAGGAAGGCGATGATGCCGATCAACAATTGATGTATGGTAATATGAAGCAGGCATATATCGATTGCTCGCTTAAGTATTATAAACAACTGATAAAAGGCTCTGTTCCAATTGATAGCATGCGTTTAAATATTTTTGCGGATGAAGAACATGATGAAAAAGCTTGGGCAAAACACCTGCCAGAATGTTTACGTTTCTTAAGTGAGAAGTGGTCTTGA
- a CDS encoding IS6 family transposase, translating to MKKQNLFKWKHYQPDIILLTVRWYLRYNLSFRDLVEMMEERGLFIAHTTIMRWVHQYGPELDERLRCHLKPTNDSWRVDETYVKVKGQWMYLYRSVDSKGNTIDFYLSKTRDHKAAKRFFKKALRSFHVSKPRVITVGKNPAYPMAIEELKKEKKMPVGIQIRQVKYLNNIVEQDHRFIKRRVRSMLGLKSLKTAISIWGTAEIYTYLGYTPILSGVEAMHIIKKEQIDL from the coding sequence ATGAAAAAGCAAAATCTATTCAAGTGGAAACATTATCAACCTGATATTATTTTATTAACTGTAAGATGGTACCTAAGGTACAATCTCAGTTTTCGTGATTTAGTCGAAATGATGGAAGAACGCGGGCTATTTATTGCTCATACAACCATCATGCGCTGGGTTCATCAATATGGCCCTGAATTAGATGAGCGATTAAGGTGTCATCTTAAGCCAACCAATGATTCTTGGCGAGTCGATGAGACGTATGTGAAAGTCAAAGGTCAATGGATGTACCTATATCGTTCCGTTGATTCAAAAGGAAATACGATTGATTTTTATTTAAGTAAAACAAGAGATCATAAGGCTGCAAAGCGCTTTTTCAAGAAAGCTTTGCGGTCTTTTCATGTTTCAAAGCCCCGTGTTATCACAGTAGGCAAGAACCCAGCCTATCCTATGGCAATTGAAGAGTTGAAGAAAGAGAAAAAGATGCCCGTAGGCATCCAAATAAGGCAGGTAAAATATCTTAATAACATTGTGGAACAAGACCACCGGTTTATTAAAAGACGGGTTCGTTCTATGTTAGGATTAAAGTCACTTAAAACAGCAATCTCTATATGGGGTACAGCCGAGATATACACGTATCTCGGCTATACCCCTATATTGAGTGGTGTTGAAGCCATGCATATAATTAAAAAAGAACAGATTGATTTATGA
- a CDS encoding small, acid-soluble spore protein, alpha/beta type, with the protein MNIQRHENNANEVHISVAASAIEQMKYEIARELGVTLGPDTSSRANGSVGGEITKRLVRMAEEQLTGEYKLH; encoded by the coding sequence ATGAATATTCAAAGACACGAAAATAATGCAAATGAAGTTCATATTTCAGTTGCTGCAAGTGCTATTGAGCAAATGAAGTATGAAATTGCTCGCGAATTAGGAGTCACACTTGGACCTGATACATCATCGCGTGCAAATGGTTCTGTCGGTGGAGAAATTACAAAACGCTTAGTTCGAATGGCCGAGGAACAATTAACAGGAGAATATAAATTACACTAA
- a CDS encoding tyrosine-type recombinase/integrase: MDNKSGSENLPIINNQSEYIDTYLENISDIVPFLHNNSYVDKVEEKMEVAEKEGKSKYTYLSDLEVIYHFVHLQKDMDEKKNRKDVTKKSYVSEILSFCQCMVQHAEEFELNGEEVQQNASLLKTLQPWHIRKYNSWLKQVENGRNSDTYAVATLAKKTVLIRSFLKHLHVFAYIEKPLHEELQRANVNEQDRPNRDLSYDEVMKILGFYKERGHLVNYTILLALASTGARIQELCTTRVKDLHYDGKHWLKVMGKGDKVRELFISEHLYQCICEMRRRRGFQTVLDQGDEGPLFVNQRGNFYNSKTLSSQITDMIKKTNLEFLQYRENPVTAHTFRHAFAIMAVEQGNADLYHLMQTLGHENIQTTKIYLEKHMKRKNNVGTSFADMLQ; this comes from the coding sequence ATGGATAATAAAAGTGGAAGTGAAAACTTACCTATTATAAATAATCAAAGTGAATATATAGATACATATTTAGAGAATATAAGTGATATCGTTCCTTTCCTGCATAACAATAGTTATGTAGATAAGGTAGAAGAGAAGATGGAGGTTGCAGAAAAAGAGGGAAAGAGTAAATATACGTATTTAAGTGATCTGGAAGTCATTTATCATTTCGTACATTTACAAAAAGATATGGATGAGAAGAAGAATAGAAAAGATGTTACGAAAAAGAGTTATGTATCTGAAATCTTATCATTTTGTCAGTGCATGGTGCAGCATGCAGAAGAGTTCGAATTAAATGGGGAAGAGGTACAGCAAAATGCCTCTTTACTGAAAACATTGCAACCATGGCATATTCGTAAATATAATTCTTGGTTGAAGCAAGTAGAGAACGGTAGGAATAGTGACACGTATGCAGTCGCAACACTTGCAAAGAAAACAGTACTTATTCGTTCTTTTTTAAAACACCTTCATGTATTTGCTTATATTGAAAAACCTCTTCATGAAGAACTGCAGCGTGCGAATGTAAATGAACAGGATCGACCAAATCGGGACCTATCGTATGATGAAGTTATGAAAATCCTAGGGTTTTATAAAGAAAGAGGGCATTTAGTAAACTATACAATTTTATTAGCCCTGGCAAGTACCGGTGCAAGAATTCAAGAATTGTGTACAACAAGAGTCAAAGATTTACACTATGACGGAAAGCACTGGTTAAAAGTAATGGGCAAAGGGGATAAAGTACGTGAACTTTTCATTTCGGAACATTTGTATCAGTGCATTTGTGAAATGAGACGAAGAAGAGGGTTCCAAACTGTATTGGATCAAGGAGATGAAGGTCCTTTATTTGTAAATCAAAGGGGGAACTTTTATAATTCAAAAACGTTATCGAGTCAGATAACAGATATGATAAAAAAGACAAATTTAGAGTTTCTGCAGTATCGTGAGAATCCAGTAACGGCGCATACATTCCGTCATGCTTTTGCAATCATGGCCGTTGAACAAGGAAATGCGGATCTATATCATTTAATGCAAACGTTGGGGCATGAAAATATCCAAACAACAAAAATCTATTTAGAGAAGCATATGAAACGGAAGAATAATGTGGGTACTTCCTTTGCGGATATGTTGCAATGA
- a CDS encoding helix-turn-helix domain-containing protein: MTQDLLFITKPTVKTKEAADLLGVTVQTILKKEKDGLIECVYKDNWKQFGSKIFYLEDIERLKNIEEVKGLSTKEAAEILNVAPSTVFTYIKSGKLPASKIEKRGKEVYVIDKEDLESFQLNYEKTTTKERKTFITKIQDEDIYLYQLLTHQHTGKTARVIEINGADGKILTEDEEIFPLSTYKEHDYSFEPFQKQAVITKRGYLSFLFKKPQLFNSITYNLINLFYKELGVTNMRLNISSDTIRLEIKPFVLQVEPLQFQEEIKYLHSHMKSGTILPHVEGIYFKSDVEPLTFHADHEFKQKVVQMAADAGMGQEEFLLQAIKSYIKNSEKY; encoded by the coding sequence ATGACACAAGATTTATTGTTTATTACAAAACCTACTGTAAAGACAAAAGAGGCAGCCGACTTATTAGGAGTAACTGTACAGACGATATTAAAGAAAGAAAAAGATGGATTAATAGAATGTGTATATAAGGATAACTGGAAGCAATTCGGTAGTAAGATTTTCTATTTAGAGGATATTGAACGCTTAAAAAATATAGAAGAGGTTAAAGGTCTTAGTACAAAAGAAGCAGCTGAAATTCTTAATGTAGCACCATCTACTGTCTTTACATATATCAAATCTGGAAAATTACCTGCTTCAAAGATAGAAAAGCGTGGAAAAGAAGTGTATGTCATTGATAAAGAAGACCTTGAATCTTTCCAGCTTAATTATGAAAAAACTACAACAAAAGAGCGAAAAACATTCATTACTAAGATTCAAGATGAAGATATATATTTGTATCAATTATTAACACATCAACATACCGGAAAAACAGCAAGAGTAATAGAGATCAATGGAGCAGACGGCAAGATTCTTACAGAGGACGAAGAAATTTTCCCTCTATCCACTTATAAGGAACATGATTATTCCTTTGAACCTTTCCAAAAACAAGCAGTGATTACGAAACGAGGGTATTTATCTTTCTTATTTAAAAAACCCCAACTATTTAATTCCATCACTTATAATCTAATAAACTTATTTTATAAAGAGCTTGGTGTCACAAATATGCGATTGAATATTTCATCAGATACTATCCGATTAGAAATTAAACCTTTCGTATTACAAGTAGAGCCATTGCAGTTTCAAGAAGAGATAAAATACTTACATTCTCATATGAAATCCGGCACGATACTTCCACATGTAGAGGGAATTTACTTTAAAAGTGATGTAGAACCATTAACTTTTCATGCAGATCATGAATTTAAGCAAAAAGTAGTTCAAATGGCCGCGGATGCTGGTATGGGGCAGGAAGAATTCTTATTGCAAGCTATAAAATCTTATATAAAAAATTCAGAAAAATATTAA
- a CDS encoding 2-isopropylmalate synthase, which yields MNRDITILDATLREGEQQCGVRFSKKDKITLVHMLEDFGIRLIEVGHPGISREEEAVCREVAAAAKQADILMHARAKKEEVHAAYRAGADWVGIWASINPISLQTKYTNRSKDYVMNQVKQAIEEARYLGMKIRFTIEDASRTTWEDISYLGKIAYQAGANRISLADTVGIWEPNECATIVKKAVETFPCEIEVHLHNDLGLALANALAAIDAGASVIDATLCGIGERAGIVDLLNLSVLLSQKYNQHFQLKMIPELTQSLQLATGCKVDHWRPIIGKNVFTHTAPYHVKAVNHNVLAYEGIQPEMIGRVRKIQQKRVERKGPRLSKNLRVSKPFVKGASELLYHRDGPGERWVQMDYRTDERASFYVIQRIFCNQHMDENLEGHVDYHAHHCDSAFVFWGNNIDGTGLICKVEIEGDVQTIESPASVFIPSGFKHKYKYLSGVGTYTNIVLAPNYNSSLLGSTTSQSS from the coding sequence ATGAACAGAGATATAACAATCTTAGATGCTACTTTGCGAGAAGGGGAACAACAATGTGGTGTTCGTTTTTCAAAGAAAGATAAAATTACGCTGGTTCATATGCTTGAGGATTTTGGAATCCGGTTAATTGAAGTTGGACATCCTGGAATTTCTCGTGAAGAAGAAGCGGTTTGCCGAGAAGTTGCGGCTGCTGCAAAACAAGCTGATATTTTAATGCATGCTCGAGCGAAAAAAGAAGAAGTTCATGCTGCATATCGAGCAGGAGCTGATTGGGTAGGGATTTGGGCATCTATTAATCCGATTTCTTTACAAACCAAGTATACAAATCGATCAAAAGATTATGTGATGAATCAAGTGAAACAAGCGATTGAAGAAGCTCGTTACTTAGGCATGAAAATCCGATTCACAATTGAAGATGCTTCCAGAACTACTTGGGAAGATATTTCTTACCTTGGAAAAATCGCATATCAAGCGGGAGCAAATCGAATTAGTTTAGCTGATACGGTGGGAATTTGGGAACCTAATGAGTGTGCAACCATAGTCAAGAAAGCGGTTGAAACGTTCCCCTGTGAAATTGAAGTACACCTACATAATGATTTAGGACTAGCACTAGCGAATGCTCTTGCAGCTATTGATGCTGGGGCTTCTGTCATTGATGCAACTTTATGCGGGATTGGTGAACGGGCTGGGATTGTTGATTTACTAAATTTATCTGTTCTGTTATCACAAAAATATAATCAACACTTTCAATTAAAAATGATTCCAGAATTAACACAATCTCTTCAATTGGCTACAGGTTGTAAAGTCGATCATTGGAGACCTATTATTGGAAAAAATGTTTTTACACATACAGCACCTTATCACGTAAAAGCTGTGAATCATAATGTTTTAGCATATGAAGGAATTCAACCTGAAATGATAGGAAGAGTGAGGAAGATACAACAAAAACGGGTAGAACGAAAAGGCCCTCGCCTTTCAAAGAATTTACGCGTCAGTAAACCATTTGTAAAAGGGGCATCTGAACTTTTGTATCATAGGGATGGGCCAGGAGAACGATGGGTGCAGATGGATTATAGAACGGATGAGCGTGCTTCATTCTATGTAATACAACGTATATTCTGTAATCAGCATATGGACGAAAACTTGGAAGGTCATGTGGATTATCATGCACATCATTGTGATAGTGCTTTTGTGTTTTGGGGTAATAACATAGATGGTACAGGGCTTATATGTAAAGTGGAAATCGAGGGAGACGTGCAAACCATTGAGAGCCCTGCATCTGTTTTTATTCCATCAGGTTTCAAACATAAATACAAGTACCTTTCAGGTGTAGGTACATACACAAACATTGTACTAGCCCCAAATTACAATTCAAGCTTGTTGGGTAGCACCACATCACAATCTAGCTAG
- a CDS encoding alpha/beta fold hydrolase — MKKNWKSISLMGIFFVLLLSSCSNHQEVSKGTKTSKIIKEEYKIPLEDETLFLLHKSVNTKKQYTSDEIILFLEPFSVPTAAAFDVSKYSWMDEYAKKGYDTWAMDFRGFGQSSRPKEMSEAPNLNKPVVHLDDATKDLETVVNWIKSKRNVKKIHLVGWSYGGVVAGNYAISHFDDINTLVLYGYMHGFTLPMMTEPFDNRLQQGEFNPHAPSYQTVDFDKGMHHWHMMMGEKKIVTNEAMDSVKDVFLHSDPISEKNNGIIRRPMGPLEDLYSIWNNRPLYDASQITAPVLVIYGEDDLFADRDMLSKLTGTKQKKEVVIPNATHWAVYEKNHDVLFKEVLNFIEMKEGKKG; from the coding sequence ATGAAAAAGAATTGGAAATCTATAAGTTTAATGGGTATTTTTTTCGTTCTTTTACTGTCTAGCTGCTCAAATCATCAAGAAGTTTCAAAGGGGACAAAAACTTCTAAAATAATAAAAGAAGAATATAAAATTCCACTAGAAGACGAAACATTATTTTTACTTCATAAAAGTGTAAATACAAAAAAGCAATATACATCAGACGAAATCATTTTGTTTTTAGAACCATTTAGTGTTCCTACTGCAGCAGCTTTTGATGTATCAAAATATTCATGGATGGATGAGTATGCAAAAAAAGGATATGATACGTGGGCAATGGATTTTAGAGGATTTGGGCAATCTTCAAGGCCAAAAGAAATGTCAGAAGCGCCTAACTTAAATAAACCAGTCGTTCATTTAGATGATGCAACAAAAGATTTAGAAACGGTTGTGAATTGGATTAAAAGTAAAAGGAATGTAAAAAAAATTCATCTTGTTGGCTGGTCATATGGGGGAGTGGTAGCTGGAAATTATGCAATATCACATTTTGATGATATTAATACACTTGTTTTATATGGGTACATGCATGGGTTTACGCTTCCAATGATGACAGAGCCCTTTGACAATCGGTTACAGCAGGGGGAATTCAATCCTCATGCACCCTCTTATCAAACTGTAGACTTTGATAAAGGAATGCATCACTGGCATATGATGATGGGCGAGAAAAAAATTGTCACAAATGAAGCTATGGATTCTGTAAAAGACGTATTTCTTCACTCAGATCCAATTAGCGAGAAAAATAATGGCATCATTCGTCGACCGATGGGGCCTCTAGAAGATTTATATTCTATTTGGAATAACCGCCCTTTATATGATGCATCTCAGATTACTGCTCCTGTGCTGGTTATTTATGGAGAAGATGATTTATTTGCCGATAGAGATATGCTATCGAAATTAACTGGGACTAAGCAAAAAAAGGAAGTTGTGATTCCTAATGCAACACACTGGGCAGTATATGAAAAAAATCATGATGTTCTATTTAAAGAAGTATTGAATTTTATAGAAATGAAAGAAGGAAAAAAGGGATGA
- a CDS encoding DUF441 family protein translates to MVSFLLLGIIFILALIVKDYALAIAASLLGVLFAMGQKAILHAIQQYAFPIGIFFLMLFLLVPITSGKISSDNIMKLITSPIGWGSILAGFIVSFIGGKGVGVLPMNPTILLGVLIGTLMAVLFTKGLPAGLIIAAGIIAIISMK, encoded by the coding sequence ATGGTTTCTTTTCTATTGTTAGGAATTATTTTTATACTTGCTTTGATTGTTAAGGATTATGCACTAGCTATTGCAGCAAGTTTATTAGGTGTGTTATTTGCTATGGGACAAAAAGCTATCTTGCATGCTATTCAGCAATATGCTTTTCCAATTGGGATTTTCTTTCTCATGTTATTTCTTTTAGTTCCCATTACTTCAGGGAAGATTTCGAGTGATAACATAATGAAGTTAATTACTTCTCCAATTGGGTGGGGATCGATTTTAGCGGGGTTTATAGTGTCGTTTATAGGAGGAAAAGGAGTAGGGGTACTACCGATGAATCCAACTATATTATTGGGTGTTTTAATAGGTACTTTGATGGCTGTATTGTTTACAAAGGGGTTACCGGCGGGGTTAATTATTGCAGCTGGAATAATAGCCATCATTTCTATGAAATGA
- a CDS encoding ThiF family adenylyltransferase, with protein sequence MFTENLNTQNIYEESFTRNIGVISIEEQKKLKNARVTVVGAGGVGGITLIQLARMGIGNLHVIDQDVFEASNINRQMLSSISKLGKPKALVALETLKDINPLLQVKITQEFVTEDNAKDLLANTDIIVDATDNLVARVIIHRMAQALEIPSIWIAVTPPFRGGVMSLTPESVPYEIALGYPSYQQELTLEMQNKIHGLKDGRALYSIKHGADEQWANSYINKEQPWAVLSPVANIIGILASFEAFKFIVNREDLQPVISPNLIQINLSHPNMVQVCEPENGSWDYTTL encoded by the coding sequence TTGTTCACTGAAAATTTAAATACACAAAATATATATGAAGAAAGCTTTACACGAAATATTGGTGTAATTTCAATAGAAGAACAGAAAAAATTAAAGAATGCTCGTGTTACTGTAGTTGGTGCTGGGGGAGTAGGGGGGATTACGCTTATCCAGTTGGCACGAATGGGGATAGGGAATCTTCATGTGATTGATCAAGATGTTTTTGAGGCGAGTAATATTAATCGACAAATGCTTAGTTCTATAAGTAAGTTAGGGAAGCCAAAGGCACTTGTGGCTCTAGAAACCTTAAAAGACATTAATCCCCTACTACAGGTAAAAATAACACAAGAGTTTGTTACAGAAGATAACGCAAAAGATCTGTTAGCAAATACTGATATTATTGTAGATGCAACTGATAATTTGGTAGCAAGGGTTATTATTCACCGTATGGCTCAAGCTTTAGAGATTCCTTCTATTTGGATTGCTGTTACACCACCCTTTAGAGGTGGAGTCATGTCATTAACCCCTGAATCTGTACCTTATGAAATTGCGTTAGGATATCCATCTTATCAGCAAGAACTAACGCTTGAGATGCAAAACAAAATTCATGGTTTAAAAGATGGACGTGCTCTGTATTCTATTAAACATGGTGCAGATGAACAGTGGGCGAATAGCTATATAAATAAAGAGCAACCATGGGCCGTACTATCTCCTGTTGCAAACATTATAGGGATTCTAGCAAGCTTTGAAGCATTTAAGTTTATTGTAAATCGAGAAGATTTACAACCTGTTATCAGTCCAAACCTTATACAGATTAACCTTTCACATCCAAATATGGTACAGGTATGTGAACCTGAAAACGGCAGTTGGGATTATACAACTTTATAG
- a CDS encoding ThiF family adenylyltransferase, protein MDMDTYYWEMVKKNIGVYSKAEQECLRNKRVIIFGLGGVGGYEAILFSRMGVGHITGIDPDEFEISNINRQMLALSSVVGKPKAKVAEQVVKDIYPYISTNFIQTKVDEDNVVELMKGHDIVVEAVDDMPSRVIIHRTARELGIPSVGMSGSPPTRGFVSTFFPTGIPYEEALNVSVVGSILTDSKLRQQIADIKKKRAWYSVDKGAPEEWAKDFCEGKVGWIITPMRAHLLSLFSFHEAIQVLTGREPLARAPKGIVIDVDSLTPVQIKDAPENGWDYATL, encoded by the coding sequence ATGGATATGGATACTTACTATTGGGAAATGGTAAAAAAGAACATTGGTGTCTATTCAAAAGCAGAACAAGAATGTCTTAGGAATAAAAGAGTAATTATCTTTGGATTAGGGGGAGTAGGAGGTTATGAAGCCATCCTTTTTTCTAGAATGGGGGTTGGACATATTACAGGAATCGATCCAGATGAATTTGAAATATCTAATATAAACAGACAAATGTTAGCGCTTTCTAGTGTGGTAGGAAAACCAAAAGCAAAAGTTGCTGAACAAGTTGTAAAAGATATTTATCCTTATATCTCAACAAACTTTATACAAACAAAAGTAGATGAAGACAACGTGGTGGAATTAATGAAGGGTCATGATATTGTGGTAGAAGCAGTGGATGATATGCCTTCTAGGGTCATTATACATAGAACAGCTAGAGAATTAGGGATACCGAGTGTAGGTATGTCAGGGAGTCCTCCTACAAGAGGATTTGTTTCTACATTCTTTCCAACTGGGATTCCATATGAAGAGGCCTTGAATGTTTCTGTTGTAGGATCCATATTAACAGATTCAAAGTTAAGGCAGCAAATTGCTGATATTAAGAAAAAAAGAGCATGGTATTCGGTTGATAAGGGAGCGCCTGAAGAGTGGGCGAAAGATTTTTGTGAGGGAAAAGTAGGCTGGATTATTACTCCTATGCGAGCACATCTTTTATCGTTATTTAGCTTTCATGAAGCAATACAAGTGTTAACTGGTCGTGAACCTTTGGCTAGAGCACCAAAGGGCATTGTTATAGATGTAGATAGTCTCACTCCTGTCCAGATAAAAGACGCACCAGAAAACGGTTGGGATTATGCAACATTATAA
- a CDS encoding DUF1904 family protein → MPHVVFRGITTEQLKHISKPLVEELAEICECGTDNFTLELPSSTFVFNGEEIEAFPLIEVKWFERGQEIRDRFAKAITTYVMDFGLPEVEVVFTVFTESAYYINGKHCAS, encoded by the coding sequence ATGCCGCATGTTGTGTTTCGTGGAATTACTACTGAACAATTAAAACACATAAGCAAGCCATTAGTAGAAGAGCTCGCAGAGATTTGTGAGTGTGGTACGGATAATTTTACGTTGGAACTACCAAGTTCTACGTTTGTATTCAATGGAGAAGAAATAGAAGCGTTTCCTCTTATTGAAGTGAAATGGTTCGAGCGTGGACAGGAAATTCGTGATCGATTTGCCAAGGCCATTACTACATATGTAATGGATTTTGGACTTCCAGAAGTAGAGGTTGTATTTACGGTTTTCACAGAATCAGCGTATTATATTAACGGGAAGCATTGTGCAAGTTAG
- a CDS encoding DUF1801 domain-containing protein gives MYKLKTKETNNSVIEFIESVENLKKRENAYQLLDIFTETTGYTAKMWGPSIIGFGTYHYKYVSGHEGDAPLVGFSPRKAKISLYFAAGDPKREELLKSFGKYTSGKSCIYINKIADIDSNVLKALIKQSVSFLKETYQNH, from the coding sequence ATGTACAAACTTAAAACAAAAGAAACTAACAATAGTGTAATTGAATTTATTGAAAGTGTTGAAAATCTTAAAAAACGAGAAAACGCATATCAATTATTAGATATATTTACTGAAACAACAGGCTATACAGCAAAAATGTGGGGACCAAGTATTATCGGCTTTGGAACATACCATTATAAGTATGTATCTGGTCATGAGGGAGATGCTCCATTAGTAGGCTTTTCTCCGAGAAAAGCTAAAATTAGTCTATATTTTGCAGCAGGTGATCCTAAGCGAGAGGAACTATTAAAAAGCTTTGGAAAATACACCTCTGGAAAATCGTGTATTTATATAAATAAAATAGCAGACATTGATAGTAATGTTCTAAAAGCGCTAATCAAACAATCTGTAAGTTTTTTGAAGGAAACGTATCAAAATCATTAA